The Actinomadura graeca nucleotide sequence CGGGCCGTGGCCCGCAAGGGGGCCTCCGCCTGTCCCGAGCGGGCCATCGCGCTCATCGGCGACGAGACCCGCCCCACGGCACGAACCGAGACGAAGGAGCACTGACCGATGACCGAATCCGCCCCTGCCGCGAACTCCGCCGTGAACCCGGCCGCCACTCCCAGGGAGGTCGTCGACCAGATCATCCAGTACATGCTGGACATCGACATGGCCGGCTTCGGGGACCTGTGGGCCGACGACGGCGACCTCGACCTGCTCTTCGCGCCGCACGGGGCCGTCCGCCACCTGCAGGGCCGCGACACCATCCGCGAGTACCTGATCAAGGGGCAGGCGGCGACGCCCCTCAAGCTGGAGAAGATCGAGTCCCTGGTCGTCCACGAGACGGCCGACCCCGAGGTCGTCGTGTTCGAGTTCGAGGGGCTCGGCTCGGTGTCCACGACGGGCGGCACCTACCGCACCACCTACATCGACGTGCTGCGCGCCCGCGACGGGCGGATCGTGAACCTGCGGCACTTCGCCGAGCCCACCGCGTGGCTCATCACCGCGTCGGAGACC carries:
- a CDS encoding nuclear transport factor 2 family protein, producing the protein MTESAPAANSAVNPAATPREVVDQIIQYMLDIDMAGFGDLWADDGDLDLLFAPHGAVRHLQGRDTIREYLIKGQAATPLKLEKIESLVVHETADPEVVVFEFEGLGSVSTTGGTYRTTYIDVLRARDGRIVNLRHFAEPTAWLITASETGAEAAGERR